One Chromatiaceae bacterium genomic region harbors:
- a CDS encoding DUF1566 domain-containing protein translates to MRVPTILLTLVLLPTQSTLAAVLNDTGQDLCVDDGSLTTCTEANTGNAATHPRQDARFGADAAATAGQLTKIGGGVAGFDFTPLDASGVEIPLTTDTPPPIPSATPACIRDNRTGLIWEVKTDDGGVRDMGWRYLWGDRTGGTQCFAGADCNTDNYVVTVNALDLCGETLDDWRLPSRRELLSIIDHGASQPAIDADFFPNTAFAVSPYPVGYWSSDLWTSLPNNYAWLVYFKDGNSTAVSRTQNLAQYHYVRLVRGG, encoded by the coding sequence ATGCGTGTTCCGACGATCCTGCTCACTTTGGTCTTACTCCCCACCCAATCGACGCTGGCAGCGGTCCTCAACGACACCGGTCAAGACCTGTGTGTTGATGACGGGAGCTTGACGACCTGCACCGAGGCCAATACCGGGAACGCGGCCACCCATCCTCGCCAGGATGCCCGCTTCGGTGCCGATGCGGCGGCCACCGCCGGTCAATTGACTAAAATCGGTGGTGGGGTCGCGGGTTTCGATTTCACACCCCTGGATGCCTCGGGTGTCGAGATCCCCTTGACCACGGATACGCCCCCCCCCATCCCTTCCGCAACCCCGGCCTGCATACGGGACAACCGCACCGGTCTCATCTGGGAGGTCAAGACGGATGATGGCGGGGTACGGGACATGGGCTGGAGATACCTCTGGGGCGATCGGACTGGCGGTACTCAGTGCTTCGCTGGTGCTGACTGCAATACCGATAATTATGTCGTCACGGTCAACGCCCTGGATCTCTGCGGAGAAACCCTGGATGACTGGCGCCTGCCGAGCCGCCGCGAACTCCTCTCCATCATCGATCATGGGGCAAGCCAACCAGCCATCGACGCTGATTTTTTTCCGAATACGGCATTCGCGGTTTCTCCATATCCCGTGGGCTATTGGAGCAGCGATCTCTGGACGTCTCTTCCGAACAACTATGCCTGGTTGGTTTATTTCAAGGATGGCAACTCGACCGCCGTATCCAGGACCCAAAATCTGGCCCAATATCATTACGTGCGGCTTGTGCGCGGCGGATAG
- a CDS encoding copper chaperone PCu(A)C, giving the protein MNRTSAFLAAAFLATLTLGAQAAEITVGDPYARAVPPGQPNSAVFMTLANASKQDRALVGAESTAAGVVELHTHVNEDGMMKMRKIDKIAIPAGQTVALKPGGLHVMLIGLKENLEPGKEVHMNLLFDNGTKEHIMAPVRKIEMAPKAH; this is encoded by the coding sequence ATGAATAGAACCTCAGCCTTCCTCGCCGCGGCCTTCCTGGCCACCCTTACCCTGGGGGCACAGGCGGCGGAGATCACCGTCGGTGACCCCTACGCCCGGGCGGTCCCCCCGGGCCAACCCAACAGCGCCGTCTTCATGACCCTGGCGAACGCCTCTAAGCAGGATCGCGCCCTGGTCGGCGCCGAGAGCACGGCCGCCGGGGTCGTGGAACTCCACACCCATGTCAACGAGGACGGGATGATGAAGATGCGTAAGATCGACAAAATCGCCATCCCTGCCGGTCAGACCGTGGCCCTCAAGCCCGGTGGGCTCCATGTCATGCTCATCGGCCTCAAGGAGAACCTGGAGCCGGGCAAGGAGGTGCATATGAACCTGCTCTTCGACAACGGTACCAAGGAGCACATCATGGCGCCGGTCCGTAAGATCGAGATGGCGCCCAAGGCGCACTAG
- a CDS encoding SCO family protein: protein MKPATVAPQGGDFTLEAASGPVDLASLRGQVVLIYFGYTLCPDICPTNLAMIARALKDMTPKERERVRGLFVSVDPERDDLQRLAQYAAYFHPNILGVTGNPEQVARAAELYGAIYRRVAQADSAMAYLVDHSADTYVVDAQGRWVHTFPHATPATEMLAFIRGLLAKE from the coding sequence ATGAAGCCGGCGACGGTGGCCCCCCAGGGCGGGGATTTCACCCTGGAGGCGGCCAGTGGTCCGGTGGACCTGGCCAGCCTGCGCGGCCAGGTGGTGCTGATTTATTTCGGCTACACCCTCTGCCCGGATATCTGCCCGACCAATCTCGCCATGATTGCCAGGGCACTGAAGGACATGACGCCCAAGGAACGGGAGCGGGTACGGGGTCTGTTTGTCAGTGTCGATCCGGAGCGCGATGATCTCCAGCGACTGGCCCAGTATGCCGCCTACTTCCACCCCAATATCCTGGGTGTCACCGGCAACCCCGAGCAGGTGGCGCGGGCCGCGGAGCTCTATGGCGCGATTTACCGGCGGGTGGCGCAGGCCGATTCGGCCATGGCCTATCTTGTGGACCACTCAGCCGATACCTATGTGGTGGATGCCCAGGGCCGCTGGGTGCATACTTTTCCGCACGCCACGCCAGCGACGGAAATGCTGGCGTTCATCCGGGGTCTGCTGGCCAAAGAGTGA
- a CDS encoding DsrE family protein — MKTLLRLMMALAVMMGVTAGSAMAGDKDPLFINLTVDDAHRVDMAVTFGKNQLERGHPLTIFLNDRGVLVGSTANAAAFADQRKALEEVIGQGATVIVCPMCMKHYGVKETDLMPGLKIGSPDLTGPALFQDDTKTLTW; from the coding sequence ATGAAAACACTGCTACGTCTGATGATGGCCTTGGCTGTCATGATGGGTGTCACCGCTGGCTCGGCAATGGCCGGCGATAAGGATCCCCTCTTCATCAACCTCACCGTGGATGACGCCCATCGGGTCGATATGGCCGTCACCTTTGGCAAGAATCAGCTCGAACGCGGCCATCCCCTAACCATCTTCCTGAATGATCGGGGGGTTCTGGTGGGTTCCACGGCCAATGCGGCCGCCTTCGCCGATCAGCGTAAGGCCCTGGAGGAGGTGATCGGTCAGGGGGCGACCGTCATCGTCTGCCCCATGTGCATGAAGCATTATGGCGTCAAGGAGACGGATCTGATGCCTGGGCTCAAGATCGGTAGCCCCGACCTCACCGGTCCCGCCCTCTTCCAGGACGACACCAAGACCCTGACCTGGTAA
- a CDS encoding DUF1566 domain-containing protein, with product MSHRSSFSMFFIVLLSTLWGAAPASAAFTDHGDGTVTDTDTGLMWDQCSWGQDYTPGPPPSCDPDPTSTNYTYPWSNALGLAVTANTDLHRGYDDWRLPNRTELESLVDITAVSPAIDSNAFPNTASLWYWSSTTYPFDPLNPEWAWYVSFQDGYSFATAQTLDYNVRLVRGGTPLNSFDLLASVSVSIKATDNTATEADLTTGRYTFIRTGDTTAPLTVNYKVTGTATAGRDYVALGTSVVIPAGKTRVTKILTPEQDNLQELPETVILTLKQSPNYAVGTPAKATVTITSDETVTQTVTVKATDNTATEADLTTGRYTFIRTGDTAAALTVNYKVTGTATAGSDYVALGTSVVFPAGKTRVTKTLTPQQDNLQELPETVLLTLKQSPNYAVGTPARATVTLISDEVP from the coding sequence ATGAGCCATCGATCCAGTTTTTCGATGTTTTTCATCGTCTTGCTAAGCACCTTGTGGGGCGCGGCTCCGGCCTCGGCAGCCTTCACGGACCATGGCGACGGTACTGTCACCGATACCGATACAGGCCTGATGTGGGATCAGTGCTCTTGGGGGCAGGACTATACACCAGGCCCCCCCCCTAGCTGTGATCCAGATCCCACCAGCACCAACTACACCTATCCCTGGAGCAACGCCCTCGGCCTGGCGGTCACCGCCAACACAGATTTACATCGCGGCTACGACGATTGGCGCCTGCCCAACCGAACGGAATTGGAGTCCCTGGTGGATATCACCGCCGTGAGTCCCGCCATAGATAGCAATGCCTTTCCGAATACGGCATCCCTTTGGTATTGGTCTTCAACGACTTATCCCTTTGATCCGCTCAATCCAGAGTGGGCCTGGTATGTCTCCTTTCAGGATGGGTATAGCTTTGCCACGGCACAGACCTTGGATTACAACGTCCGCCTCGTGCGCGGTGGTACGCCCCTGAATAGTTTTGATTTATTGGCGTCCGTCAGCGTCAGCATCAAGGCCACTGACAACACCGCTACCGAGGCGGACCTCACCACCGGCCGCTACACCTTCATCCGCACGGGTGACACCACCGCCCCTCTCACCGTCAACTACAAGGTCACCGGCACCGCCACCGCCGGCAGGGACTACGTCGCCCTTGGCACCAGCGTGGTCATCCCCGCCGGCAAGACCCGGGTCACCAAGATCCTCACGCCCGAGCAGGATAACCTTCAGGAATTACCCGAGACCGTCATCCTGACCCTCAAGCAAAGCCCGAACTATGCCGTCGGCACTCCCGCCAAAGCCACCGTGACGATCACCAGTGACGAGACCGTCACCCAGACCGTTACCGTCAAGGCCACCGACAACACCGCTACCGAGGCGGACCTCACCACCGGCCGCTACACCTTTATCCGCACGGGTGACACCGCCGCCGCCCTCACCGTCAACTACAAGGTCACCGGCACCGCCACCGCCGGCAGTGACTACGTCGCCCTTGGCACCAGCGTGGTCTTCCCCGCCGGCAAGACCCGGGTCACCAAGACCCTCACGCCCCAGCAGGATAACCTTCAGGAATTACCCGAGACCGTCCTCCTGACCCTCAAGCAAAGCCCGAACTATGCCGTCGGCACTCCCGCCAGAGCTACCGTGACGCTCATCAGCGATGAGGTGCCCTAG